One window of Medicago truncatula cultivar Jemalong A17 chromosome 2, MtrunA17r5.0-ANR, whole genome shotgun sequence genomic DNA carries:
- the LOC11431422 gene encoding IRK-interacting protein: MAAATSQQPFQQNNNELNRQEIQTAIAKAVELRALHAALTQGNSPSPSPGPAKARFPSPSPVSQFSAQDYPVFTPSYEDEPHQNRTKSRTVSESWDENGVEGGNIMESTIVQDYKDKSCSRKVLRFGFSTNLNQESHMCPIDDDDDDTKSVTGSCANNITVLQTSPSPNEYFKSRRRNSLDDVKPLSSCNRCKPALITSEFDNTKNNNRSSNIVVPLTDSHASFQTQHKSKGMISWLFPKFKKKHKNKNEIFSPNRTESEEVSQILNKDMGIMSIEMLKRELMEAHESRDSAIIEVSEMRSSFGELKQKLEYLEGYCEELKKALKQAMQAKESPLCDEKLGIPFDGNGENLMMPVNEDVMVEGFLQIVSESRLSVKQFCKTLISQIEENDQTLIENLNLLLQPYKLSLDSKYSKAVLYHFEAFINNSLYQDFENCVFQKNGSAKFLDPRQDRRAQFSSFVALRNLSWNEVLKKGTKYYSEEFSKFCDQKMSCIITTLNWLRPWPEPLLQAFFVAAKCIWLLHLLAFSFTPTLGILRVEENRSFDGYYMEDLVIDRQRSQGPSRVKIMVMPGFYVQDKVLRCKVICRHKSKY; this comes from the exons ATGGCTGCAGCAACCTCACAACAACCttttcaacaaaacaacaatgaGCTTAACAGACAAGAAATTCAAACTGCCATAGCTAAAGCAGTTGAGTTAAGAGCCCTTCATGCTGCATTAACTCAAGGAAATAGCCCAAGCCCAAGTCCAGGCCCAGCTAAAGCTAGATTTCCATCTCCTTCCCCTGTTTCTCAGTTCTCTGCTCAAGATTACCCTGTTTTCACACCA AGTTATGAAGATGAGCCACATCAAAATCGAACAAAAAGTAGAACAGTATCAGAAAGTTGGGATGAGAATGGAGTAGAAGGAGGAAACATCATGGAAAGTACCATTGTACAAGATTACAAGGACAAATCATGTTCAAGAAAGGTACTACGTTTTGGTTTTTCAACAAATCTAAACCAGGAATCACACATGTGTcctattgatgatgatgatgatgatacaaAATCAGTAACAGGTTCTTGTGCAAATAACATCACAGTTCTTCAAACATCACCATCACCTAATGAATATTTCAAATCTAGAAGAAGAAATAGTTTAGATGATGTTAAACCCTTATCTTCTTGCAATAGGTGTAAACCTGCTTTGATAACTAGTGAATTTGAcaacacaaaaaacaacaatagGAGTTCTAATATTGTTGTTCCTCTCACTGATTCTCATGCATCATTTCAAACTCAACACAAAAGTAAAGGGATGATTTCATGGCTTTTTCCTAAGTTTAAGAAGAAGCACAAGAATAAGAATGAGATTTTTTCACCAAATAGAACAGAATCTGAGGAAGTTTCTCAGATTCTTAATAAAGACATGGGAATTATGTCAATTGAGATGCTTAAAAGAGAGCTTATGGAAGCTCATGAGAGTAGAGATTCTGCTATAATTGAAGTTTCTGAGATGAGATCTTCATTTGGTGAGCTGAAACAAAAGCTTGAGTATTTGGAAGGTTACTGTGAAGAGTTGAAGAAAGCGTTGAAACAAGCAATGCAAGCAAAAGAATCTCCACTTTGTGATGAGAAACTTGGAATACCATTTGATGGAAATGGAGAAAATTTGATGATGCCTGTGAATGAAGATGTAATGGTAGAAGGGTTTTTGCAGATAGTCTCAGAATCAAGATTATCAGTGAAACAATTTTGCAAGACCCTTATAAgccaaattgaagaaaatgatcaAACTTTGATAGAAAACTTGAACTTGCTTCTTCAACCATATAAGCTCTCTTTGGATTCCAAATACTCAAAAGCAGTTCTTTACCATTTTGAAGCATTCATAAACAATTCTCTCTACCAAGACTTTGAGAATTGTGTGTTCCAAAAGAACGGCTCGGCGAAATTCTTAGACCCTAGACAAGATCGACGCGCACAATTCTCATCGTTTGTTGCACTAAGGAATTTGAGCTGGAAtgaagttttgaaaaaaggtacAAAATATTATAGTGAAGAATTCAGCAAATTCTGTGACCAAAAAATGAGTTGCATAATTACTACACTTAATTGGTTAAGGCCTTGGCCTGAGCCACTACTTCAAGCTTTTTTTGTGGCAGCAAAATGCATTTGGTTGCTACATCTTTTGGCATTTTCTTTCACACCAACATTGGGAATATTAAGGGTTGAAGAGAATAGAAGCTTTGATGGTTACTATATGGAAGATTTGGTTATTGATAGACAAAGATCACAAGGTCCAAGTAGGGTTAAGATTATGGTGATGCCTGGATTCTACGTTCAAGATAAAGTTTTAAGGTGTAAAGTTATTTGTAGGCATAAATCTAAATATTGA
- the LOC11431865 gene encoding UDP-glycosyltransferase 92A1, with protein sequence MAEKQSIILFPFMAQGHIIPFLALALNLEQKSKNYNITIINTPHNIQKLKTSLPPNSSINLLTIPFISSDHNLPPNTENTDTVPYNLVIKLIQASLSLKPSFKYIIQNILTQQPNHKLCIISDIFFGWTSTVAKELGVFHVVFSGASGYGLACYYSLWMNLPHRFTDSDEFPLSDFPEARLIQRNQLPNNISQADGFDDWSIFQRKNNLCDWVNSDGIIFNSVSDFDSVGLNYFTRKFNIPVWSIGPVVLSTGSRGKVGGINPKVCKEWLDTKPSNSVLFVCFGSMNTISATQMMQLGTALEKSGKNFIWVVRPPIGFDINSEFKYEEWLPLGFMEKIVETKRGIIVNDWAPQVEILSHGSVSAFLSHCGWNSVLESLSHGVPILGWPMAAEQFFNCKLLEEEMGVCVEVARGKSCEVKYEDIVEKIELVMGESSESGVKIRENACKIKDMIRNAVKDGEEDGVKGSSVRGIDEFLSAAGKSNKTTLNDRE encoded by the coding sequence ATGGCGGAAAAACAATCAATAATCCTGTTCCCATTCATGGCACAAGGTCACATAATCCCATTCTTAGCCTTAGCCTTAAACCTagaacaaaaatccaaaaactACAACATCACCATAATCAACACACCACACAACATCCAAAAACTCAAAACCTCTCTCCCACCAAATTCCTCCATCAATCTCCTCACAATCCCTTTCATCTCTTCCGACCATAATCTCCCACCCAACACAGAAAACACTGATACTGTCCCTTACAATCTTGTCATCAAACTCATCCAAGCTTCTCTTTCCTTAAAACCTTCCTTCAAATACATCATCCAAAACATCTTAACCCAACAACCTAACCATAAACTATGTATTATTTCTGATATTTTCTTTGGTTGGACTTCAACCGTTGCTAAAGAACTTGGTGTTTTTCATGTTGTTTTTAGTGGTGCTAGTGGTTATGGTTTAGCTTGTTATTATTCTCTTTGGATGAATCTTCCGCACAGATTCACAGACTCTGATGAATTTCCTTTAAGTGATTTTCCAGAAGCACGTTTGATTCAAAGAAATCAATTGCCAAACAATATCTCACAAGCTGATGGATTTGATGATTGGTCGATTTTTCAAAGGAAGAATAATCTCTGTGATTGGGTCAACTCAGATGGTATTATTTTCAACTCAGTTTCAGATTTTGACTCTGTTGGGCTCAACTACTTCACCAGGAAATTCAATATTCCGGTTTGGTCGATTGGACCCGTTGTTCTGTCAACCGGTTCACGAGGTAAAGTAGGTGGAATAAACCCTAAAGTTTGTAAAGAATGGCTTGATACAAAACCTTCAAATTCGgtgttatttgtttgttttggatcGATGAACACAATTTCTGCTACACAGATGATGCAACTTGGAACGGCGTTGGAAAAAAGTGGAAAGAATTTCATCTGGGTAGTGAGGCCACCAATAGGTTTTGATATAAACTCAGAGTTTAAATATGAAGAGTGGTTACCATTAGGGTTTATGGAGAAGATTGTGGAAACAAAGAGAGGTATAATAGTAAATGATTGGGCACCACAAGTTGAGATATTGTCACATGGATCAGTTTCTGCGTTTTTGAGTCATTGTGGTTGGAACTCGGTGTTGGAATCATTGAGTCATGGTGTACCTATTCTTGGGTGGCCGATGGCGGCGGAGCAGTTTTTTAATTGTAAGCTGTTGGAAGAAGAGATGGGTGTTTGTGTTGAGGTTGCTAGAGGAAAGAGTTGTGAAGTGAAGTATGAAGATATTGTTGAGAAAATTGAGTTGGTTATGGGTGAGAGTAGTGAGAGTGGGGTGAAGATTAGAGAGAATGCTTGTAAGATTAAGGATATGATAAGGAATGCTGTGAAAGATGGAGAAGAAGATGGAGTTAAAGGGTCATCTGTTAGGGGTATTGATGAGTTCTTATCAGCTGCTGGGAAGAGCAATAAAACTACACTGAATGATCGTGAGTGA